The sequence below is a genomic window from Meles meles chromosome 3, mMelMel3.1 paternal haplotype, whole genome shotgun sequence.
AGTGTCTGTTAGAGACCGAAGCATTAAGAACGGGGAGTGGCTAACTTGCTGAGTAACTCAAGCGGACGCTAGACTCGAGAACCCAGCCTCAGCTTGGGGTGCAGCCCCAGGGAACAGGCTTGAGACGAAGAAGTTAGCCAGAGGCttagggaaggagggaaggacagcTAGTGGCCTCTCACCTTGAACTTCTTGCCTCCCATGGTCTCCATGTCACACTCCTTGCCGATGGTGAACTTGTTGATCATGGAGTGGCCGCCCGGGTAGTGCTGGGACCAGGTGAAGTTCTGCCCGTCCTGCTGCACCTCCGTGACAATCTTGAAGTTTCGGCCCTTTTCGATAGTATCACTGGGGAGTCCTGGCCCAGGGATGAGCAGAGCGGCATGTAATAGCTGCTGACAGCCTGTGGGTCTGGGGGAACGCTTTCCTCCCTGGTGGCTGGCTAGCACGGTCAAGAGcacaaatcccagctctaccatgAACCATGAGCTTGGATACCTTTCCGAGCCCCAGTGTTCCCATCAACAAAATGGGGGTAATAAGGTCCATTTCACAAGGCTATTGCGAGGATGAAATTAAAGTGATTGCGTCTTGTAAAACTCCTGGCATATAATAGACGATAAATACTAGCTGCTCTTCTGATAGCACTATTACACAAATAAAACAGACACTGCCACGCTCCCAGGGTCCTAGATGAACGGGACCATCAAGACCGTCTTCTAACACTGGTGTTTCCCAGATGAGGCAGTGAAGACCCAGAGCAGGAAAGGGGCTTCCCAGCCTCTCCTCGGAGGCTAACAGCAGAGCCAGGTCTACCACTGAGACTGGCGCCATTGCGATTCGACATGAGGCTGTTGTAGGTGAAACCAAGTCACCGTTCCCTCTGGGCCTCTCCAGTAATTGACCCAGAAAGGCTCTTGtctccccaaggccccagagcGCACGTGCCCTGCTCTCAGGGCCTTTCATCCCCTGGGGCCTCCCTCTGACTCTTGACAAGGGCACTGCCTCAACTTAGAGAGTGCCCCAGGATTTCTGCCAGAGTATCACGGCCACGGTCCCATGGGTTCCTCACAATGGGCGCTGCAAACGGAGCGGTGAAGGAGAGCGCTTTTCTAATCTCAGCCCACAGTTCCCAGCGCAGTAAGAGGCCCATGTTTGTTGAATGGCCAAATGAGTGCATGGCTTGTCACACCCGACCTCTGGGTCACCTCTCCCCAGGCACCACTCATCATCTCATCACTGGGCCCTGGGTGCTCATGACCTCTGCCCCTAACTGACAGCATGACCATGGGCATGTCATGCTGAGGCAGCCCATCAGGAACCCGGGTTGGCCCTCGCCTGTAGCAGGTCTTCGGtgtatgtatgaatgaatgagtaaagcaGTCAAGTCTGCACCTCaacagctgtgtgtccttggactAGTAACTCAGCTTCTCTGGGTCGCAAGGATTTTGGGTTGGTGGCCCCAAGCTGGCTGTGACAAACTAACCCAGGGAAGGGGTGCTCGTGCCCTCACTCACCGAGGCGCTTCATGAACTCGTCATAATTCTTGTCGCTCTCGAACTCGTACTTGCCACTGAAAGCCATGCTGCCGGGAGAgctggaggatgaggaggaagggtCGTGGTGCTGAGGGGCCCGGTGCCCCAGCTTATAAACTCTGCCGCACACTCTGGGGCTCG
It includes:
- the FABP6 gene encoding gastrotropin yields the protein MAFSGKYEFESDKNYDEFMKRLGLPSDTIEKGRNFKIVTEVQQDGQNFTWSQHYPGGHSMINKFTIGKECDMETMGGKKFKATVHMEGGKIAVEFPNYRQTSEIVGDKLVEISTIGGVTYERVSKRLA